One segment of Campylobacter hominis ATCC BAA-381 DNA contains the following:
- a CDS encoding lactate/malate family dehydrogenase has translation MKISIIGAGNIGSNIVSQLLCKDFEISQIALIDIFGDLAKARALDLSHLASVYNKKTEISGSSDETLLKNSDIVVITAGKTRQAGQSRADLLNDNAKIISSCAKNVAKYAPEAIIILITNPVDTLAFVAYKASGFKKEKIIAMAGELDSARLRYEIAKSENVNVTDIKASVVGAHNDEMQILEDEIYKFGKKFKPQNLSLIKENTINSGSKITALQKTSSFFAPAACSVKMIDAIINDKNEILICSVLDENEIPIGRFVRLNKNGVAEILPFDYGEKTKSGLENIKGQILNLNKGKV, from the coding sequence ATGAAAATTTCAATCATAGGGGCTGGAAATATCGGCTCAAATATCGTTTCTCAGCTACTTTGCAAAGATTTTGAAATTAGTCAAATAGCATTAATTGATATTTTCGGTGATTTGGCAAAAGCAAGAGCGCTTGATTTATCGCATTTGGCAAGTGTTTATAACAAAAAAACTGAAATTTCAGGTTCAAGTGATGAAACGCTTCTAAAAAATAGCGATATTGTGGTAATCACAGCAGGTAAAACCAGACAAGCCGGGCAAAGTAGAGCCGATTTGTTAAACGATAATGCGAAAATAATCTCTTCTTGTGCTAAAAATGTGGCTAAATATGCACCTGAAGCAATTATCATTTTAATTACAAATCCAGTGGATACATTAGCATTTGTAGCTTATAAGGCAAGCGGATTCAAAAAGGAAAAAATTATTGCAATGGCAGGCGAACTTGATAGTGCAAGGCTTAGATATGAAATTGCAAAAAGTGAAAATGTAAATGTGACTGATATAAAAGCAAGCGTAGTCGGAGCTCATAATGACGAAATGCAAATTTTAGAAGATGAAATTTACAAATTCGGCAAAAAATTCAAACCGCAAAATTTAAGTTTGATAAAGGAAAATACAATAAACTCAGGCTCAAAAATTACCGCTTTGCAAAAAACTTCATCGTTTTTTGCGCCTGCAGCTTGCAGTGTAAAAATGATAGATGCGATTATAAATGACAAAAATGAAATTTTAATTTGCAGCGTTTTGGATGAAAACGAAATTCCTATCGGCAGATTTGTAAGACTTAATAAAAACGGTGTGGCTGAAATTTTGCCGTTTGATTACGGCGAAAAAACAAAATCAGGCTTGGAAAATATAAAAGGACAAATTTTAAATCTTAATAAGGGGAAAGTATGA
- a CDS encoding YhdP family protein: MNKILNFIFKFLIFIVVLLTVFVITLKIGIKVDNFKISNFNVSGFYIGLNRNLVLKIEDLEIPISVKHKNENVETELLNITKKITLINKFFDEIDIKNVSLKNQNFALKFNHSVLDFKSPQISLKSYLIPVENGLKTNVESFVLNDFNLSLTGNASLNFKDKIYSFDGNFISSELNGKLRLTSDLKILNVEISDAKAKSIKNFMDEIALKTDMSRTTKNWIYGNIIADNYEIKKFVAKINLKSGEIFKDDFLADGILQNVSVKFDKKLPAVMIGEANVSLRNQSLKFNMENATYLDKNLTNSEVEIYKIFDDDSGIKINLHTSAPFDVKFNKILEAYDIRNPAVQSSGKAEIDVLLDIDFTTENVKAFANAIFKDSKISIGNAEFNSKSGEFALKENKIFLKNFNLNNEFFNADINGNIDFDTDSGNFDANFASINLPNEILSLKNFNDKISLDFKGKNVILKFKNLGADFSFGAQNSINLINISHLIKFSSLLKDIGVKNSNVKITTKDFSDFAINAENTYFDSIFSQNGLSYDTANFKILIKNGALEVKSDDEKISFTKNAKNSILSIKDLDVHIKASDDKKQNLNLNFIGVNSKIFIDDLNKTLNFKSYSGKITPQSSELNGKFAKGTFMFKRDKDLQIYAQNLESKDINDFLGRESVERGEFSLKLKGMSDKFYRGEIDAKNTYIKDYVYYQRLLSLINSIPSLLSLKIPDFNSKGFTVSDGKVYFERLGKIVKISAVNLLGSSADIGGSGIIDLDKDDIKVDLELKYLKDASDFISKIPLINQIFLGEDRKISTIIEIRGSINEPKFETKIAQDIISTPLNLIKNTLMLPFVIFE; this comes from the coding sequence GTGAATAAAATTTTAAACTTTATATTTAAATTTCTCATTTTTATCGTGGTTTTATTGACAGTTTTTGTGATAACTCTTAAAATCGGCATAAAAGTGGATAATTTTAAAATTTCAAATTTTAATGTCAGCGGTTTTTATATCGGTTTAAATCGAAATTTGGTTTTAAAAATCGAAGATCTTGAAATTCCGATTTCCGTGAAGCATAAAAATGAAAATGTGGAAACCGAACTTTTAAATATAACTAAAAAAATTACTTTAATAAATAAATTTTTTGATGAAATCGACATAAAGAACGTATCTTTAAAAAACCAAAATTTCGCCTTGAAATTCAATCACTCCGTTTTGGATTTTAAATCTCCGCAAATTTCTTTAAAATCATATCTTATACCGGTTGAAAACGGTTTAAAAACTAATGTTGAAAGCTTTGTTTTAAATGATTTTAATCTAAGTTTAACAGGAAACGCGAGTTTAAATTTTAAAGATAAAATTTACAGTTTTGACGGAAATTTTATAAGCAGCGAATTGAATGGAAAACTTCGTTTAACAAGTGATTTAAAAATTCTGAACGTTGAAATTTCGGACGCAAAAGCTAAAAGTATAAAAAATTTTATGGATGAAATCGCTTTAAAAACGGATATGAGCCGAACTACGAAAAATTGGATATACGGAAATATAATTGCCGATAATTATGAAATAAAAAAATTCGTTGCTAAAATAAATTTAAAAAGCGGTGAAATTTTTAAGGATGATTTTCTAGCGGATGGAATTTTGCAAAATGTAAGCGTAAAATTTGATAAAAAATTGCCTGCCGTGATGATAGGCGAGGCAAATGTGAGCTTAAGAAATCAAAGTTTGAAATTCAATATGGAAAATGCAACTTATTTGGATAAAAATCTCACAAACAGCGAAGTTGAGATTTATAAAATTTTTGATGACGATAGCGGAATAAAGATAAATTTGCATACAAGCGCACCGTTTGATGTAAAATTTAATAAAATTCTGGAAGCTTACGATATCCGAAATCCTGCCGTTCAAAGTAGCGGAAAAGCTGAAATAGACGTGCTTTTGGATATTGATTTTACTACTGAAAATGTAAAAGCGTTTGCAAACGCTATTTTTAAAGACAGTAAAATTTCAATAGGCAATGCCGAGTTTAACAGCAAAAGCGGTGAATTTGCACTGAAAGAGAATAAAATTTTTCTTAAAAATTTTAATCTTAATAATGAATTTTTTAATGCGGACATAAACGGTAATATTGATTTTGATACGGATAGCGGGAATTTTGACGCGAATTTTGCAAGCATAAACTTGCCGAATGAAATTTTATCTTTAAAAAATTTTAACGATAAAATTTCGCTTGATTTTAAAGGCAAAAATGTGATTTTAAAATTTAAAAATCTTGGCGCGGATTTTTCGTTCGGAGCGCAAAATTCAATAAATTTAATCAATATTTCGCATTTGATAAAATTTTCTTCACTTTTAAAAGATATCGGTGTAAAAAATTCAAATGTGAAAATTACTACAAAAGATTTTTCGGATTTTGCTATAAATGCCGAAAATACGTATTTTGACAGCATTTTCAGTCAAAACGGTTTATCATATGATACGGCGAATTTTAAAATTTTAATAAAAAACGGCGCATTGGAAGTTAAAAGCGACGATGAAAAAATAAGTTTTACAAAAAATGCCAAAAACTCAATTTTAAGCATAAAAGATTTGGATGTGCATATAAAAGCGAGTGATGATAAAAAGCAGAATTTAAATTTAAATTTTATAGGAGTTAATTCAAAAATTTTTATTGACGATTTGAATAAAACACTGAATTTTAAAAGTTACAGTGGCAAAATTACGCCGCAGTCAAGCGAACTGAACGGAAAATTTGCAAAAGGAACTTTTATGTTTAAAAGAGATAAAGATTTGCAAATATATGCACAAAATTTGGAAAGTAAAGATATAAACGATTTTTTGGGACGGGAAAGTGTTGAAAGAGGGGAATTCAGCTTAAAATTAAAAGGTATGAGTGATAAATTTTACAGAGGCGAAATAGACGCCAAAAATACTTATATAAAAGATTACGTTTATTATCAAAGGCTGCTCTCGCTTATAAATTCCATTCCATCACTTTTAAGCTTAAAAATACCTGATTTTAACTCGAAAGGATTTACAGTCAGCGATGGAAAAGTTTATTTTGAGCGATTGGGAAAGATTGTAAAAATATCAGCCGTAAATTTGCTAGGAAGTAGCGCGGATATCGGCGGAAGCGGCATAATAGATCTTGATAAAGACGATATAAAAGTTGATCTGGAGTTAAAATATTTAAAGGACGCGAGCGATTTTATAAGTAAAATTCCTTTGATAAATCAGATTTTTTTGGGCGAAGATCGCAAAATCAGCACGATTATCGAAATCAGAGGCAGTATAAATGAGCCGAAATTTGAAACCAAAATCGCGCAGGATATAATTTCTACGCCGTTAAATTTGATAAAAAATACTCTAATGCTTCCATTTGTGATTTTCGAATAA
- a CDS encoding NADP-dependent isocitrate dehydrogenase, with translation MSDIIYTYTDEAPAMATFSLLPIIKRFLKSANINIETMDISLAGRILANFPENLKENQKVKDYLSILGKMTAEKSANIIKLPNISASIPQLIACIKELREKGFDVPQFPAEPKNANEKEIFTRYQKILGSAVNPVLREGNSDRRSAKAVKEYAKANPHKNGKWDKNVKTEVMHMNGGDFYSNEKSMIADKNLTLKVEFKGKSGVKILKDNLKILKGEVVDATFMSAKKLDEFILKTIDYAKKNNLLYSVHLKATMMKISDPVMFGYFVKNFFKEIFDEFGNELKSVGVNENFGLKDLFARIKDLPVSVQEKIEKKYSEILEKRPDLSMVDSDNGITNLHVPSDVIIDASMPAMIRNSGKMWDKNGNLKETLAVIPDASYAVIYDSIIKELKENGELNPAAIGSVSNVGLMAKKAEEYGSHDKTFIMDEDGEISVKDENCAEIFKFKVGKGDIFRMTQAKPDAIKNWVKLAVSRAKTTKSKTIFWLDPARAHDANIKKIAQNELKNYDLNGLDIKFMTPFEATKESVKIIRSGKDCISVTGNVLRDYLTDLFPILELGTSAKMLSIVPLLNGGGLFETGAGGSAPKIAAQIFKENHLRWDSLGEFLALGVSLEYLSEFKNCENIKILADTLDKAVAKWLKDDKAPRKTVGEADNRTSHFYFAMYWADELTKTKFKNDFEKTAKSLHENEQKIMDEFLSAQGNGADLGGYYKFDEEKANLIMRPSKTFNEIING, from the coding sequence ATGAGCGACATCATCTATACCTATACTGACGAAGCACCTGCGATGGCGACTTTTTCGCTTTTACCTATTATTAAAAGATTTTTAAAATCGGCAAATATAAATATCGAAACGATGGATATTTCACTAGCAGGCAGAATTTTAGCGAATTTCCCTGAAAATCTGAAAGAAAATCAAAAAGTTAAAGACTACTTATCTATTTTAGGAAAAATGACTGCCGAAAAATCGGCAAATATAATAAAACTTCCAAATATTTCAGCCTCAATTCCGCAACTTATAGCCTGTATAAAAGAGTTGAGAGAAAAAGGTTTTGATGTGCCCCAATTTCCTGCCGAACCTAAAAACGCGAATGAAAAAGAAATTTTCACGCGCTACCAAAAAATTTTAGGAAGTGCCGTAAATCCTGTGCTAAGAGAAGGAAATTCAGACCGCAGAAGCGCAAAAGCGGTAAAAGAGTATGCAAAAGCAAATCCGCACAAAAACGGTAAATGGGATAAAAATGTAAAAACAGAAGTTATGCATATGAACGGCGGAGATTTTTACAGTAACGAAAAAAGTATGATTGCGGATAAAAATTTAACTTTAAAAGTAGAATTTAAAGGCAAAAGCGGTGTAAAAATTTTAAAGGACAATCTTAAAATCCTAAAAGGCGAAGTCGTTGATGCGACATTTATGAGCGCAAAAAAACTTGATGAGTTTATTCTTAAAACGATTGATTATGCAAAGAAAAATAATCTTTTATATTCCGTTCATTTAAAAGCTACAATGATGAAAATAAGCGATCCTGTGATGTTCGGGTATTTTGTAAAAAACTTTTTTAAAGAAATTTTTGATGAATTCGGAAATGAATTGAAAAGCGTAGGCGTAAATGAGAATTTCGGTTTAAAAGATCTTTTTGCAAGAATAAAAGACCTACCCGTCTCTGTACAAGAAAAAATAGAGAAAAAATACAGCGAAATTTTAGAAAAAAGACCTGATTTATCTATGGTTGACAGTGACAACGGCATAACAAATCTACATGTTCCAAGCGATGTGATAATAGATGCTTCAATGCCTGCGATGATAAGAAACAGCGGAAAAATGTGGGATAAAAATGGAAATTTAAAAGAAACTCTTGCGGTAATTCCTGATGCATCTTATGCTGTGATTTACGATAGCATAATAAAGGAACTTAAAGAAAACGGCGAATTAAATCCCGCTGCAATCGGCTCTGTGTCAAATGTAGGACTTATGGCGAAAAAAGCCGAAGAATACGGAAGTCACGATAAAACTTTTATAATGGATGAAGATGGTGAAATTTCAGTTAAAGATGAAAACTGCGCTGAAATTTTTAAATTTAAAGTTGGAAAAGGCGATATTTTTCGTATGACACAAGCAAAACCTGACGCTATCAAAAACTGGGTAAAACTTGCCGTATCTCGCGCAAAAACAACAAAAAGTAAAACTATTTTTTGGCTGGATCCCGCTCGCGCTCACGATGCAAATATTAAAAAAATAGCTCAAAATGAGCTTAAAAATTATGATTTAAACGGACTTGACATAAAGTTTATGACGCCTTTTGAGGCGACAAAAGAGTCCGTCAAAATCATTCGTAGCGGAAAAGATTGTATAAGCGTTACCGGAAATGTTTTAAGAGATTATTTAACGGATCTTTTTCCTATTTTAGAGCTTGGAACAAGCGCTAAAATGCTTTCAATCGTTCCTTTGTTAAACGGTGGCGGACTTTTTGAGACAGGAGCCGGCGGCTCGGCACCGAAAATCGCAGCTCAGATTTTTAAAGAAAATCATTTACGCTGGGATAGTCTTGGCGAATTTTTAGCACTTGGTGTAAGTTTGGAATATTTAAGTGAGTTTAAAAATTGTGAGAATATTAAAATTTTAGCTGATACATTGGATAAAGCCGTCGCAAAATGGCTAAAAGACGATAAAGCACCTAGAAAAACCGTAGGTGAAGCTGATAACCGCACAAGCCATTTTTATTTTGCGATGTATTGGGCGGACGAGCTTACTAAAACAAAATTTAAAAATGATTTTGAAAAAACGGCAAAATCACTTCACGAAAACGAACAAAAGATTATGGATGAGTTTTTGAGCGCTCAAGGAAATGGCGCCGATCTTGGAGGTTATTACAAATTTGATGAAGAAAAAGCAAATTTGATTATGAGACCGAGCAAAACATTTAATGAGATAATAAACGGATGA
- the sucD gene encoding succinate--CoA ligase subunit alpha gives MSILVHKNTRVIVHGFTGKEATFHSGLCMAYGTNIVGGVVPGKGGKEHLGKPVFNTAKEAVASTRADTSLIFVPAKFVAESVIEAADAGIKLAVVITEHAPVKDMIEAKNYANKCGMKLIGPNCPGIISSDECKLGIMPNSIFKRKSVNIGLISKSGTLTYEGANQILNEGYGISTAVGIGGDSIIGLTYSEILPLLEADPDTKAIVIIGEIGGSLEIDACKVIKEKITKPIVAFIAGVSAPKGKRMGHAGAIISGESSTAAGKKKALSEVGVHVVDTPAHIGTKLKEILG, from the coding sequence ATGAGTATTTTAGTTCATAAAAACACAAGAGTTATCGTTCACGGATTTACAGGTAAAGAGGCGACTTTTCACTCAGGTTTATGTATGGCATACGGCACAAATATCGTTGGCGGCGTAGTTCCTGGAAAAGGTGGCAAAGAGCATCTTGGAAAACCTGTTTTTAATACAGCAAAAGAGGCGGTTGCATCAACAAGAGCCGATACAAGCTTAATCTTTGTTCCTGCAAAATTTGTCGCAGAAAGCGTAATAGAAGCAGCCGATGCCGGCATAAAACTTGCTGTTGTTATAACAGAACATGCGCCTGTAAAAGATATGATTGAAGCAAAAAACTACGCAAACAAATGCGGCATGAAATTAATAGGTCCGAATTGCCCAGGAATCATAAGTTCTGATGAGTGCAAATTAGGCATTATGCCAAACTCGATTTTCAAAAGAAAAAGTGTAAATATCGGCTTAATTTCAAAATCCGGCACACTTACTTATGAAGGCGCAAACCAAATTTTAAATGAAGGATATGGAATTTCAACAGCCGTAGGAATTGGCGGAGATAGTATTATAGGTCTTACATACAGCGAAATTTTGCCTCTTTTAGAAGCCGATCCGGATACTAAAGCTATCGTAATAATAGGTGAAATCGGAGGAAGCCTTGAAATTGATGCCTGCAAAGTGATAAAAGAGAAAATCACAAAACCGATTGTTGCATTTATCGCAGGAGTCAGTGCACCAAAAGGTAAAAGAATGGGACATGCAGGGGCGATTATAAGTGGAGAAAGCAGCACTGCCGCAGGAAAGAAAAAAGCATTAAGCGAGGTCGGCGTTCACGTAGTAGATACTCCGGCTCACATAGGAACAAAACTTAAAGAAATTTTAGGATAA
- the mltG gene encoding endolytic transglycosylase MltG: MKFISFLLFAVELCLIFMITILFDLNTKIQNEKIIEIPQGSAKNAIITLSKKYPDFNIFDPFFLSKMGKLKYGLLQITDQNITKIDFFYELVTAKPAMKSITLIPGETTLIFFRELAQKENLSEIVLNEEFNATAPFYEGFLVPETYKVALNADEKEIINSLVSVSKKFHENLSRELLGDFNQTKWHEILIKASVIQKEAANNAEMPLISSVIDNRLAKNMKLQMDGTLNYGEFSHTKITPERILNDKSRFNTYIIDGLPKNAVCVVSKNAITAAIKPEKTEFLYFMRNKKTGLHDFSKNYGEHLKNVSKQR; the protein is encoded by the coding sequence ATGAAATTTATCTCTTTTTTACTATTTGCCGTTGAGTTGTGTCTGATTTTTATGATAACGATTTTATTTGATTTAAACACAAAAATTCAAAATGAAAAAATCATTGAAATTCCGCAAGGTTCGGCAAAAAATGCGATTATAACGCTTTCGAAAAAATACCCTGATTTTAATATTTTCGATCCGTTTTTTTTATCAAAAATGGGAAAACTGAAATACGGACTTTTACAGATAACAGATCAGAATATAACCAAAATAGACTTTTTCTATGAGCTTGTTACGGCAAAACCTGCGATGAAAAGCATAACTTTGATTCCAGGGGAAACCACTTTGATATTTTTTCGCGAACTGGCGCAAAAAGAGAATTTAAGCGAAATTGTATTGAATGAGGAATTTAACGCTACTGCGCCTTTTTATGAAGGATTTTTAGTTCCTGAAACATACAAAGTAGCACTTAATGCAGACGAAAAAGAGATAATAAACTCTTTAGTGAGTGTTTCTAAAAAATTTCACGAAAATCTGAGTAGAGAGCTTCTTGGTGATTTTAATCAAACGAAATGGCACGAAATTTTAATAAAAGCCTCTGTAATTCAAAAAGAAGCCGCAAACAACGCTGAAATGCCGCTTATAAGCTCAGTAATCGACAACCGTCTGGCGAAAAATATGAAACTTCAAATGGACGGAACGCTGAATTACGGCGAATTTTCACATACCAAAATTACGCCTGAGCGAATTTTAAACGACAAAAGCAGATTTAATACTTATATAATAGATGGGCTTCCAAAAAATGCCGTTTGCGTAGTATCCAAAAATGCAATAACAGCTGCAATAAAACCCGAAAAAACGGAATTTTTGTATTTTATGCGAAACAAAAAAACAGGACTTCATGATTTCTCAAAAAATTATGGCGAACATCTGAAAAATGTAAGCAAACAACGTTGA
- the sucC gene encoding ADP-forming succinate--CoA ligase subunit beta gives MNIHEYQAKELCREFGINVSNGALALSADEAVEVAKKLGGNVWAVKAQIHAGGRGLGGGVKIAKNLDEVKKYANQILGMTLVTKQTGPKGKLVRKIYIEQGCNIKKEFYVSLTFNRAKEQIGLIASASGGMGIEEVDKNLIKTLNIDPQIGLKAFHAYEVGDFLGFDKDLNNKFYKFLNGLYKLYIATDANLVEINPMVLTAEDEFFALDAKMGFDDAALFRHENIAAMRDLDEEESSEVEAKQYGLSYVKLDGDIGCMVNGAGLAMGTMDTITYCGGKSANFLDVGGGASAETVAKAFEIILRDKNVKSIFVNIFGGIVRCDRIAKGILEATKLTKVEIPVVVRLDGTNAKEAIELLKEANIENIYSAHDLEEGAKLAVKLVNGEK, from the coding sequence ATGAATATACATGAATATCAAGCAAAAGAACTTTGCCGTGAATTTGGTATAAATGTTTCAAACGGTGCTTTGGCACTTAGCGCAGACGAAGCGGTTGAAGTCGCTAAAAAACTCGGTGGCAATGTTTGGGCTGTAAAAGCGCAAATTCACGCAGGCGGTAGAGGTCTTGGAGGCGGTGTAAAAATCGCTAAAAATTTGGATGAAGTTAAAAAATACGCTAATCAAATTTTAGGTATGACGCTTGTTACAAAGCAAACAGGTCCAAAAGGCAAACTTGTAAGAAAAATTTATATCGAGCAAGGTTGCAACATAAAAAAAGAATTTTATGTAAGCCTTACATTTAACCGTGCAAAAGAGCAAATCGGCCTTATCGCTTCTGCAAGCGGCGGAATGGGAATTGAAGAGGTTGATAAAAATTTAATTAAAACTCTCAATATAGATCCGCAAATCGGCTTAAAAGCTTTTCATGCTTATGAAGTCGGCGATTTCTTAGGTTTTGACAAAGATTTAAATAATAAATTTTATAAATTCTTAAACGGACTTTATAAACTATACATTGCAACAGACGCAAATTTAGTAGAGATAAATCCTATGGTTTTAACTGCCGAAGATGAATTTTTTGCGCTTGATGCAAAAATGGGATTTGACGATGCGGCACTTTTCAGACACGAAAATATCGCAGCTATGAGAGATTTAGACGAAGAAGAATCAAGCGAAGTTGAAGCTAAACAATACGGTCTCAGCTATGTAAAACTTGACGGAGATATCGGCTGTATGGTAAATGGTGCAGGACTCGCAATGGGTACAATGGATACGATTACATATTGCGGCGGAAAATCGGCAAACTTTCTTGATGTAGGCGGCGGCGCAAGTGCGGAAACAGTTGCAAAAGCATTTGAAATCATTTTGCGCGACAAAAATGTAAAATCTATTTTTGTAAATATTTTCGGCGGAATTGTTCGCTGTGATAGAATCGCAAAAGGAATTTTGGAAGCTACGAAGCTTACAAAAGTAGAAATTCCTGTTGTAGTTAGACTTGATGGAACAAATGCAAAAGAGGCTATTGAACTTTTAAAAGAAGCGAATATAGAAAACATATACAGCGCGCACGACCTTGAAGAAGGCGCAAAACTTGCAGTTAAACTAGTAAATGGAGAAAAATAA
- a CDS encoding 4Fe-4S dicluster domain-containing protein yields MINQPKDTAVWVDESRCKACNICVSYCPSGTLAMKEDPNAIQGMMIEVLDPTTCIGCRDCEIHCPDFAIYVAEKGFKFAKLSKESQERAEKIKANNFMALKG; encoded by the coding sequence ATGATAAATCAACCGAAAGACACTGCCGTTTGGGTGGATGAATCTCGTTGTAAAGCTTGCAATATCTGTGTAAGTTATTGTCCAAGCGGTACTTTGGCAATGAAAGAAGATCCGAACGCCATTCAAGGTATGATGATAGAAGTGTTGGATCCTACTACTTGTATAGGCTGTAGGGATTGTGAAATACATTGTCCGGATTTTGCAATTTATGTAGCGGAAAAAGGCTTTAAATTTGCGAAACTTTCAAAAGAATCGCAAGAAAGAGCCGAAAAAATCAAAGCAAATAATTTTATGGCATTGAAAGGATAA
- a CDS encoding tyrosine-type recombinase/integrase, which translates to MKYKLDFKDNFSESFLFWIRKFVKFKFSSLSNKEVKNPQTFAQINLLLENDMNPDELKKITKNARNIGLTGINTYIQPLLKFYNAVVKYNLKSISQIDEELVSEILAVITGGLSDATKKNYRVVMINFFGFLDSQNEENGKSHNFGVTLKNWGGISGQKGVKLPEFLSEDELKIFLEAVEKADFGKNTNRNMLAVKIIIYTGIRVGEAINLKFKDISEENGIYILRIRGKGNKYRVVMIKKHLIEKHIEALSINYLNEDGYLLVNAKGKPLTQAYISRIVEKILISAGIRKEKNGAHMLRHTFATMLYKKQKDLVLVQEALGHASLDTSRIYTHFDSQKLRLAAKVAEDFAE; encoded by the coding sequence ATGAAATACAAATTGGATTTTAAGGATAATTTCTCAGAATCATTTCTTTTTTGGATAAGAAAATTTGTAAAATTCAAGTTCAGCTCGCTTTCAAACAAAGAGGTTAAAAATCCGCAAACTTTTGCACAAATAAATCTTTTGCTTGAAAATGATATGAACCCCGATGAGCTTAAAAAAATCACAAAAAATGCGCGAAATATCGGACTGACCGGAATAAACACATATATTCAGCCGCTTTTAAAATTTTATAATGCCGTCGTAAAATATAATTTAAAAAGCATTTCTCAAATTGACGAAGAGCTTGTCAGTGAAATTTTAGCTGTAATTACCGGCGGGCTCAGTGATGCAACCAAAAAAAACTACCGCGTTGTGATGATAAATTTTTTCGGTTTTTTGGATTCTCAAAATGAGGAAAACGGCAAATCGCATAATTTCGGCGTTACACTTAAAAACTGGGGCGGAATTAGCGGACAAAAAGGTGTAAAATTGCCTGAATTTTTAAGCGAAGATGAACTTAAAATTTTCCTGGAAGCGGTTGAAAAAGCGGATTTCGGAAAAAATACAAATCGTAATATGCTTGCCGTAAAAATTATAATTTATACAGGAATCAGGGTCGGCGAGGCTATAAATTTGAAATTTAAAGATATAAGTGAAGAAAATGGAATTTATATTTTAAGAATTCGCGGCAAAGGCAACAAATATCGTGTCGTGATGATAAAAAAACACCTCATCGAAAAACACATCGAAGCGCTTAGCATAAATTATCTTAATGAAGACGGATATTTACTTGTAAATGCCAAAGGAAAACCGCTAACTCAGGCATATATAAGTAGGATAGTAGAAAAAATTTTAATAAGCGCAGGAATCAGAAAAGAAAAAAACGGAGCTCATATGCTTCGCCATACATTTGCGACGATGCTTTACAAAAAGCAAAAAGATCTCGTTTTGGTTCAGGAAGCCTTAGGACACGCAAGCCTTGATACAAGTCGCATTTACACGCATTTTGACAGTCAAAAACTGCGCCTGGCGGCAAAAGTAGCGGAAGATTTCGCCGAATGA